In Rhizobium sp. BT04, the following proteins share a genomic window:
- a CDS encoding PAS domain-containing sensor histidine kinase codes for MEALNRHDTSLDDEGRFRLLVDAITDYAIYMLSPEGIVTSWNTGAQRFKGYKPSEILGEHFSRFYLEEDRAAGIPARALATAAEQGRFEGEGWRQRKDGTRFWAHVIIDPIRRPSGELIGYAKITRDLTERRAAEKAIRQSEEQFRRLIQGVSDYAIYMLDPDGNVSSWNFGAERIKGYRPKEIIGRHFSTFYTPEDRAAGVPETALNIARAEGRFEREGWRVRKDGTRFWASVVIDVIRDDEGGVLGFAKITRDITEKMETQRALEQAREELFQSQKMEAIGQLTGGIAHDFNNLLMAVLGSLEILKKRMPQDLSLTSLVDNAMQGAQRGAALTQRMLAFSRRQELHMEPIDVSGLVRGMMDMLSRSLGPLTAIETSFPVRLPTILTDPNQLEMAILNLVVNARDAMPTGGRIVLRASEETVPSGKRPLPPGRYVRIAVIDEGEGMDAKTMEQAITPFFTTKGVGKGTGLGLSMVQGLASQSGGRLMLKSSPGEGTTAELWFPVVTAARVATAAAGLPQRAENAPHGLRIVAVDDDGLVLMNTTLMLEDLGHTVFEAMAGSEALEILRRQPVDLVICDHAMPRMTGAQLAEAIRQEWPEMPIILATGYAELPEGTAIANLPRLGKPFSQAQLAEAISRVAS; via the coding sequence ATGGAAGCGCTGAATCGACATGATACGTCCCTTGACGATGAGGGACGCTTTCGCCTTCTGGTCGATGCCATCACCGACTACGCCATCTATATGCTGAGCCCCGAAGGCATCGTTACCAGCTGGAATACCGGCGCCCAGCGTTTCAAGGGTTACAAGCCTTCCGAAATTCTGGGCGAGCATTTTTCCCGTTTCTATCTGGAAGAGGACCGCGCCGCGGGAATACCGGCGCGCGCGCTCGCCACGGCGGCGGAGCAGGGGCGGTTCGAAGGGGAAGGCTGGCGCCAGCGCAAGGATGGAACCCGCTTCTGGGCGCATGTGATCATCGATCCGATCCGTCGTCCTTCCGGCGAGCTCATCGGCTATGCCAAAATCACCCGCGACCTGACCGAACGCAGAGCAGCCGAAAAGGCGATCCGCCAGAGCGAGGAACAATTCCGCCGGCTGATCCAGGGCGTTTCGGATTATGCGATCTACATGCTCGATCCCGACGGCAACGTCAGCAGTTGGAATTTCGGCGCCGAGCGGATCAAGGGCTATCGGCCGAAGGAAATCATCGGCCGGCATTTCTCGACCTTCTATACACCCGAGGACCGCGCTGCCGGCGTGCCGGAAACGGCGCTCAACATTGCGCGCGCCGAGGGTCGGTTCGAGCGGGAAGGCTGGCGCGTCCGCAAGGACGGCACTCGTTTCTGGGCCAGCGTCGTCATCGACGTCATCCGGGACGATGAGGGCGGTGTGCTCGGTTTTGCGAAGATCACCCGCGATATCACCGAGAAGATGGAGACCCAGAGGGCACTGGAGCAGGCGCGCGAAGAGCTGTTCCAGTCGCAGAAGATGGAGGCGATCGGTCAATTGACCGGCGGTATCGCCCATGATTTCAACAATCTGCTGATGGCGGTGCTCGGCAGTCTCGAAATCCTGAAGAAACGCATGCCGCAGGATCTGTCGCTGACATCGCTGGTTGACAATGCCATGCAGGGTGCCCAGCGGGGTGCGGCGTTGACGCAGCGCATGCTCGCCTTTTCCCGCCGGCAGGAACTGCACATGGAGCCGATTGACGTCTCCGGCCTGGTGCGCGGCATGATGGATATGCTGAGCCGGTCGCTCGGCCCCCTGACGGCGATCGAGACCTCTTTCCCGGTCAGGCTGCCAACGATCCTGACCGATCCGAACCAGCTGGAGATGGCGATCCTGAACCTCGTCGTCAACGCCCGCGATGCCATGCCGACCGGCGGCCGGATCGTGCTTCGCGCGTCCGAGGAAACGGTGCCATCAGGCAAGCGTCCGCTGCCGCCCGGCCGCTATGTCCGCATCGCGGTGATCGATGAAGGCGAGGGCATGGACGCAAAGACGATGGAGCAGGCGATTACGCCGTTCTTCACCACCAAGGGTGTCGGCAAGGGCACCGGTCTCGGCCTTTCCATGGTGCAGGGCCTTGCGTCCCAGTCCGGCGGCCGGCTGATGCTGAAGAGCAGCCCCGGCGAAGGCACGACCGCCGAATTGTGGTTCCCGGTCGTCACTGCAGCGCGGGTGGCCACGGCCGCTGCGGGCCTGCCGCAACGGGCGGAAAATGCACCGCACGGGCTGCGCATCGTCGCTGTCGATGACGATGGCCTGGTCCTGATGAATACGACGCTGATGCTGGAAGATCTCGGTCACACCGTGTTCGAGGCGATGGCGGGTTCCGAGGCGCTTGAGATCCTGCGCAGGCAGCCGGTCGATCTGGTGATTTGCGACCATGCCATGCCGCGTATGACCGGCGCGCAGCTTGCCGAGGCAATCCGCCAGGAATGGCCTGAAATGCCGATCATCCTCGCAACCGGTTACGCCGAGCTCCCCGAAGGAACGGCAATCGCCAACCTGCCCCGTCTCGGCAAGCCTTTCTCGCAGGCGCAGCTCGCCGAGGCGATCAGCCGGGTCGCTTCCTAA
- a CDS encoding 4-oxalomesaconate tautomerase, whose protein sequence is MNDLTAIPCVLMRGGTSKGPFFLASDLPAAADQRDKILLSIMGSGHPLQIDGIGGGNPVTSKVAIIGPATVPGADVDYLFAQVRVDQQIVDTSPNCGNMLAAVGPFAIEAGLVPVRGVATLVRIHNVNTGKLIEAEVPTPNGSVSYLGEAAIDGVPGRAAPIALTFMDAAGARTGQLFPTGKPIDLIDGVAVTCIDCAMPMILIEAVSIGTTGLESAAELDADKELLERLEKLRIAAGERMGLGDVRNQVTPKPVLICRPKTGGDISVRYFMPHQCHPSLATTGAVGIATACISQDTVASLLIGRQVPPVVLSIEHPSGHLDVKLYERDGKVVAGILRTARRLFEGHVLAKPVTQLGCAA, encoded by the coding sequence ATGAACGACCTGACGGCTATCCCTTGCGTTCTGATGAGAGGCGGCACATCAAAAGGCCCGTTCTTCCTGGCGAGCGACCTTCCCGCGGCTGCCGATCAGCGTGACAAAATCCTGCTCTCGATCATGGGCTCGGGCCATCCGTTGCAAATCGACGGAATTGGTGGCGGCAACCCGGTCACGAGCAAGGTGGCCATCATCGGACCTGCCACCGTTCCTGGCGCGGACGTGGATTATCTCTTTGCTCAGGTGCGGGTCGATCAACAGATTGTCGACACCTCGCCGAACTGCGGCAACATGCTCGCGGCAGTCGGACCGTTTGCCATCGAAGCTGGACTTGTCCCGGTTCGTGGAGTCGCCACGCTCGTTAGGATCCATAACGTCAACACCGGCAAGCTGATCGAGGCCGAAGTCCCCACCCCAAATGGCAGCGTCTCCTATCTCGGGGAAGCTGCAATTGACGGCGTGCCCGGCCGTGCAGCACCGATCGCGCTGACCTTCATGGACGCAGCCGGGGCTCGTACCGGACAGCTCTTTCCCACCGGCAAACCCATCGACCTGATCGATGGCGTCGCTGTCACCTGCATCGACTGCGCCATGCCGATGATCTTGATCGAGGCAGTTTCGATCGGCACAACCGGCTTGGAATCAGCGGCCGAACTCGACGCTGATAAGGAATTGCTTGAACGGCTGGAAAAGTTGCGCATCGCCGCTGGCGAACGAATGGGCCTTGGAGACGTGCGCAATCAGGTAACGCCAAAGCCGGTGCTCATATGCCGTCCAAAGACCGGAGGCGACATCAGCGTGCGGTATTTCATGCCGCATCAATGTCATCCATCCCTGGCGACCACGGGCGCCGTTGGGATCGCCACAGCCTGTATCAGCCAGGATACGGTCGCTTCGCTTCTGATCGGCAGGCAAGTTCCCCCGGTTGTTCTTTCCATCGAGCACCCCAGCGGCCACCTGGATGTCAAACTGTATGAGCGGGACGGCAAGGTCGTCGCCGGAATTCTTCGCACTGCCCGCCGGCTGTTCGAAGGACATGTGTTAGCAAAACCTGTCACGCAACTGGGTTGCGCGGCATAA
- a CDS encoding ABC transporter ATP-binding protein, producing MELAVLKTAPPTNHPSRAEAMVSIDSVTMSFGAYVAVQDVNLSVSDGEFLAIVGPTGCGKSTILNAIAGLLKPASGIVSIDGQPVRGIQNDIGYLFQQDALLPWKTAIENVELGPMFKGVGAAERRERSMRWLAKVGLKGFEYRYPHQLSGGQRKRVQMAQALITGPKVILMDEPFSALDIHTRHLMQNELLRLWQEERRAVVMITHDLEEAIALGDRVVVLAAGPRSRVIDSFPVDLERPRDVAEIKLDPRFMDLYRNIWSSLRGEVEKSYECHD from the coding sequence ATGGAATTGGCCGTATTGAAAACCGCACCCCCGACCAACCATCCGAGTCGAGCAGAGGCGATGGTTTCCATCGACTCGGTCACCATGTCCTTCGGCGCCTATGTGGCTGTCCAGGATGTCAACCTTAGTGTCTCCGATGGCGAGTTCCTCGCCATCGTCGGACCGACTGGATGCGGCAAGAGCACCATACTCAATGCCATTGCCGGTCTCCTGAAACCTGCAAGTGGCATTGTTTCCATCGATGGTCAGCCCGTGCGCGGGATCCAGAACGACATCGGTTATTTGTTCCAGCAGGATGCATTGCTTCCGTGGAAGACCGCAATCGAAAACGTGGAGCTCGGCCCCATGTTCAAAGGTGTCGGCGCTGCCGAACGCCGCGAGCGGTCGATGAGATGGCTGGCGAAAGTCGGGCTCAAAGGGTTCGAGTATCGCTATCCACATCAGCTTTCGGGCGGCCAGCGCAAGCGCGTGCAGATGGCCCAGGCGCTGATTACCGGCCCCAAGGTCATCCTTATGGACGAGCCCTTCTCCGCGCTCGACATCCATACCCGTCACCTGATGCAGAACGAGCTGCTGCGTCTTTGGCAGGAGGAACGGCGCGCCGTGGTGATGATAACGCACGACCTCGAAGAGGCCATTGCGCTCGGAGATCGGGTCGTCGTGCTTGCCGCCGGACCGCGCTCGCGCGTGATCGACAGCTTCCCCGTCGACCTCGAACGTCCGCGTGATGTCGCTGAAATCAAGCTCGATCCGCGCTTCATGGATCTTTATCGCAACATCTGGTCATCGCTGCGCGGCGAAGTGGAGAAAAGCTATGAATGTCATGACTGA
- a CDS encoding ABC transporter ATP-binding protein, whose protein sequence is MNPQMESAKVTVQSIPSWICRLFGPASDHTSFGKNTVSSDALIRATKPSASMALATAAGWGRGLYTLVRITMMAFRHPWQSGFAIGATLVASTFQLMIPRLLGQAVDHTQMAMSGGTAGQAAQDALLTTALLLLGAAVLRGLFTMVQNYYSEAVGHHIGYELRLACYEKIQRLSFSFHDTVHSGDLITIGLLDLEGVRMYFSTALVRMILLSILIGIGAYMLLSTDVVLGLLSLSFVPFVGWRSSVTQLRLRATWLDLQERLSVLTRIMEENLGGIRVVRAFAAQDHEMSKFEAASKNALALAHQRVGIRVVNTSAMTFSFFAAMGLVLWIGGGKVMSGEITVGTLASFLTFMTILQMPVRQLGLMVNAFARASTCGSRLFALLDLDISIKDAPDAKELKLTDGVLRFENVSFAYPGSEKRTVLHDVSFEARRGQTIGIVGPPGSGKSTIAHLIPRFYDVTGGKITIDGQDIRKATLQSLRRAVAVVQQDSFLFTTTIENNIAYGDPWAKEGRIERASESAQLHNYVLGLPTGYGTVVGERGVSLSGGQRQRLSIARALMLKPAVMVFDDSTAAIDAATEQRIRSAMRRYAADRVTIIVAHRLSSLMHADQILFVEDGRIVERGTHAALLTLGGRYKALYDLQVRPGDEALSA, encoded by the coding sequence TTGAACCCCCAAATGGAATCGGCAAAAGTGACGGTGCAATCAATCCCTTCATGGATTTGCCGTCTTTTCGGGCCAGCGTCCGACCACACATCATTTGGAAAAAATACCGTGAGCAGCGATGCGTTAATACGCGCGACGAAGCCTTCGGCTTCGATGGCGCTTGCAACTGCGGCAGGCTGGGGCCGAGGCCTCTACACATTGGTGCGCATCACCATGATGGCCTTCCGCCACCCCTGGCAATCCGGCTTTGCGATCGGCGCCACGCTTGTCGCTTCCACCTTCCAGCTGATGATCCCGCGCCTTCTCGGCCAGGCGGTCGACCACACGCAGATGGCGATGAGCGGCGGGACGGCCGGCCAGGCGGCGCAGGATGCACTTCTGACCACGGCGCTGCTGCTGCTCGGCGCGGCCGTGCTGCGCGGCCTCTTCACCATGGTGCAGAACTATTACAGCGAAGCCGTCGGCCATCACATCGGCTACGAATTGCGGCTGGCCTGCTACGAGAAGATCCAGCGGCTCTCCTTCAGCTTTCACGACACGGTGCATTCCGGCGACCTGATCACCATCGGCCTGCTCGATCTCGAAGGCGTGCGCATGTATTTTTCCACCGCGCTCGTCCGGATGATCCTGTTGTCGATCCTGATCGGCATCGGCGCCTATATGCTGCTGTCGACCGATGTCGTGCTCGGTCTTCTCTCGCTCTCCTTCGTGCCCTTCGTCGGCTGGCGCTCCTCGGTGACGCAGCTCCGGCTGCGCGCCACCTGGCTCGACCTGCAGGAACGGCTTTCGGTGCTGACCCGCATCATGGAGGAAAATCTCGGCGGCATCCGCGTCGTGCGCGCCTTTGCCGCCCAGGACCACGAGATGTCGAAATTCGAGGCGGCGTCGAAGAACGCATTGGCGCTCGCGCATCAGCGCGTCGGCATCCGCGTCGTCAATACCAGCGCCATGACCTTCTCCTTCTTCGCGGCCATGGGCCTGGTGCTCTGGATCGGCGGCGGCAAGGTGATGTCGGGCGAGATCACCGTCGGCACGCTGGCCTCGTTCCTGACCTTCATGACCATTTTGCAGATGCCGGTGCGCCAGCTCGGCCTGATGGTCAATGCCTTTGCCCGCGCCTCCACCTGCGGCTCGCGCCTCTTTGCCCTGCTCGACCTCGACATATCAATCAAGGATGCGCCGGATGCGAAGGAATTGAAGCTCACCGACGGCGTGCTGCGCTTCGAAAATGTCAGCTTCGCCTATCCCGGTTCGGAAAAGCGCACCGTGCTCCACGATGTCTCCTTCGAAGCCAGGCGCGGCCAGACGATCGGCATCGTCGGCCCTCCGGGCAGCGGCAAGTCGACGATCGCCCATCTGATCCCGCGCTTCTACGACGTCACTGGCGGCAAGATCACCATCGACGGCCAGGATATCCGCAAGGCGACGCTGCAATCGCTGCGCCGGGCGGTGGCCGTCGTCCAGCAGGATTCCTTCCTGTTCACGACGACGATCGAAAACAACATCGCCTATGGCGACCCGTGGGCGAAGGAAGGCCGCATCGAACGCGCCAGCGAAAGCGCCCAGCTACACAATTACGTGCTCGGCCTGCCCACCGGTTACGGCACCGTCGTCGGCGAGCGCGGCGTTTCGCTGTCCGGCGGCCAGCGGCAGCGTCTTTCGATCGCCCGCGCACTGATGCTGAAGCCGGCGGTGATGGTGTTCGACGATTCGACGGCGGCGATCGACGCCGCCACCGAGCAGCGCATCCGCAGCGCCATGCGCCGCTATGCCGCCGACCGCGTCACGATCATTGTCGCCCATCGCCTGAGTTCGCTGATGCATGCCGACCAGATCCTGTTCGTCGAAGACGGAAGGATCGTCGAACGCGGAACGCATGCGGCGTTGCTGACGCTCGGCGGGCGCTACAAGGCGCTCTACGATCTTCAGGTGCGGCCGGGCGACGAAGCCTTGAGCGCCTAG
- a CDS encoding FAD/NAD(P)-binding protein gives MTVQGLFSARANAAAQISAVPRIAIVGRGFSGMMAAIALMKTVRAPFHLQLFDPNSSVSGGQALASVRASTILNTRVRDLSVSLGDNDDFNDWLCSNAVFRAAVPAAIPGFRQIFVPKEIFSDYVYQRFSEALAARRDITVQVCNDPVVAIRRSHGHRFLLESANPANPLFDTVMLATGYGLTAPDAGEPEASPVRAQRLVARPHAVLLGSGIRVVDQLLQLRDSGYAGQVTIISRRGFLPQSHTPNSADPVFPAEALPESLPEIVRFIRQACREAEEEGRSWQSVMNGLRKHARSLWRSLPARDKHQFNRHLRAIYDSHRNRLPEAMHLRLKRELAEGRTVLRRGRVGRRGLSGLFFTPAGSAAEEVIHAERIIDCRCQAPDLSAPLMQSLLSAGLAMPDELSLGLAVNARGEPFLEDGSTVAGLYAVGPLGLGSLPDIDLVPEIVSQAYAAAERVGERFYPQVKAV, from the coding sequence ATGACGGTTCAAGGACTTTTTTCGGCGAGAGCCAATGCGGCGGCGCAGATATCCGCGGTGCCGCGCATTGCCATCGTCGGGCGCGGCTTTTCCGGGATGATGGCGGCGATCGCGCTGATGAAGACGGTGCGTGCGCCCTTCCACCTGCAGCTGTTCGATCCGAATTCGTCGGTCAGCGGCGGGCAGGCGCTGGCTTCTGTCCGCGCCTCGACGATCCTCAACACCCGCGTGCGCGATCTCTCGGTCTCGCTCGGGGACAACGACGATTTCAACGACTGGCTCTGCAGCAACGCCGTCTTCCGCGCCGCCGTGCCGGCCGCCATCCCCGGTTTCCGGCAGATCTTCGTGCCGAAGGAGATCTTCAGCGATTACGTCTACCAGCGCTTTTCCGAAGCGCTGGCCGCCCGCCGGGATATCACCGTCCAGGTCTGCAACGATCCGGTTGTGGCGATCCGGAGGAGCCACGGCCACCGCTTCCTGCTCGAAAGCGCCAATCCCGCCAATCCGCTGTTCGATACCGTGATGCTCGCCACCGGCTACGGCCTGACTGCGCCGGATGCCGGCGAGCCGGAGGCTTCGCCGGTCCGGGCCCAGCGCCTCGTCGCGCGGCCGCATGCGGTGCTGCTCGGCAGCGGCATCCGCGTCGTCGACCAGCTGCTGCAGCTGCGCGATTCCGGCTATGCCGGCCAAGTGACGATCATCTCGAGACGCGGCTTCCTGCCCCAGAGCCATACGCCGAATTCCGCCGATCCGGTCTTCCCGGCCGAAGCGCTGCCTGAGAGCCTGCCTGAGATCGTCCGCTTCATCCGCCAGGCCTGTCGCGAGGCGGAGGAGGAGGGCCGAAGCTGGCAATCGGTGATGAACGGCCTGCGGAAACATGCCCGGTCGCTGTGGCGTTCGCTGCCGGCGCGCGACAAACATCAGTTCAACCGGCACCTCCGGGCAATCTACGACAGCCATCGCAACCGCCTGCCGGAGGCCATGCACCTGCGGCTGAAACGCGAACTCGCCGAAGGCCGCACGGTGCTGCGCCGCGGCCGGGTCGGCCGCCGGGGCCTGAGCGGCCTATTCTTCACGCCGGCCGGTTCCGCCGCCGAGGAGGTCATCCACGCCGAGCGCATCATCGATTGTCGCTGTCAGGCGCCGGATCTCTCGGCGCCGCTGATGCAGAGCCTGCTTTCGGCCGGCCTCGCCATGCCGGACGAGCTGTCGCTGGGGCTCGCGGTCAATGCGCGCGGCGAGCCCTTCCTCGAGGACGGTTCGACGGTCGCCGGGCTCTATGCCGTCGGCCCGCTCGGCCTCGGAAGCCTGCCCGACATCGATCTCGTGCCGGAGATCGTCTCGCAGGCCTATGCCGCTGCCGAGCGTGTCGGTGAGCGCTTCTACCCGCAGGTCAAGGCCGTCTGA
- a CDS encoding ABC transporter substrate-binding protein, which produces MRKFMLALAATVAFTGSALADPVRISVGSYNLNNLPFPVAQGLGLYEKEGLEVTVENFASGGSKTLQALVAGSTDIAVGFYDHTIQMQSQKKAVVAFVQLARNSGLVLAGGKDSKFDPAKPETIKGAKVGITSPGSSSDFFVRYYVQRNGLSANDVSLIGVGSGSAAVAALEQGKVDLLVNYDPAATFIEAKGVGKILIDGRSDDGARAIYGGIYPTSVLYATRHYIDENPETIQKVTNATVKALEWMNSHSAEEIVEKLPKEFISGDRDTYIKAVENAKTIFSKDGRINEEDIKIPLAVLKSFNEKVATAEIDLTKTYTNEFVDKVPNAAAN; this is translated from the coding sequence ATGCGCAAGTTTATGCTCGCCCTCGCGGCAACTGTCGCGTTTACCGGCTCCGCATTGGCGGATCCAGTCCGCATCAGTGTCGGATCCTACAACCTCAACAATCTTCCCTTTCCCGTCGCCCAAGGGCTCGGCCTTTATGAAAAGGAGGGGCTGGAGGTGACCGTGGAAAACTTTGCGTCGGGCGGCTCGAAGACGCTTCAGGCGCTTGTTGCAGGCTCAACGGACATTGCCGTCGGCTTCTACGACCATACGATCCAGATGCAATCGCAGAAGAAGGCCGTCGTGGCGTTCGTGCAGCTCGCCCGCAATTCAGGGCTCGTTCTGGCTGGGGGCAAGGATAGTAAATTCGATCCGGCGAAGCCGGAAACGATCAAAGGTGCAAAAGTCGGGATCACTTCGCCGGGTTCGTCTTCCGACTTCTTTGTCCGCTACTACGTGCAACGCAACGGCTTGTCCGCAAACGACGTTTCTCTGATCGGTGTCGGCTCCGGGTCGGCCGCTGTCGCAGCGCTTGAACAGGGCAAAGTCGACCTACTCGTCAATTACGACCCGGCTGCCACCTTCATCGAGGCCAAGGGTGTCGGCAAGATCCTGATCGACGGTCGCAGCGACGACGGTGCCAGAGCAATCTATGGCGGGATTTACCCAACCTCCGTCCTCTACGCCACACGGCACTACATCGACGAAAACCCCGAGACCATTCAGAAGGTCACCAATGCGACCGTCAAAGCGCTCGAATGGATGAATAGCCATTCCGCTGAAGAGATCGTCGAAAAACTCCCGAAGGAGTTCATTTCCGGCGATCGTGACACTTACATCAAGGCAGTGGAGAACGCGAAGACGATCTTCTCCAAGGACGGGCGCATAAACGAGGAAGACATCAAGATTCCGCTCGCCGTCCTGAAGAGCTTTAACGAAAAAGTCGCCACAGCTGAAATCGACCTTACGAAAACCTACACGAACGAGTTCGTCGACAAGGTCCCCAACGCCGCTGCCAACTGA
- a CDS encoding flavodoxin family protein, translating to MPLKALALNATLKTSDAKDPSSTDRMIALIDKAMSAYGVVTEVLRLADFDVKPGVTSDEGNGDDWPDIRAKVLDADILLMATPIWLGQPSSVCKRALERMDAFLDETDDQGRMVSYGRVAAVAVVGNEDGAHHVSAELYQALNDVGFTIPANAVAYWVGEAMGSTNFVDLDRVPKVVTTAVDMLARNTAHLAGLLKAKQYPGEGD from the coding sequence ATGCCGCTGAAAGCACTTGCCCTCAACGCGACGCTGAAGACCAGCGACGCCAAGGATCCGTCTTCGACCGACCGGATGATCGCTCTCATCGACAAGGCGATGTCCGCTTATGGCGTCGTGACCGAAGTTCTCCGCCTTGCCGATTTCGACGTCAAGCCGGGCGTCACGTCGGACGAGGGCAATGGCGACGACTGGCCGGATATTCGCGCCAAGGTGCTGGACGCCGATATCCTGCTGATGGCGACGCCGATCTGGCTCGGCCAGCCATCCAGCGTCTGCAAGCGGGCGCTCGAGCGTATGGACGCCTTCCTCGACGAGACCGACGATCAGGGCCGGATGGTGTCTTACGGAAGGGTGGCTGCCGTCGCCGTCGTCGGCAATGAGGACGGCGCCCATCATGTCTCGGCCGAGCTCTATCAGGCGCTGAACGATGTCGGTTTCACCATTCCGGCAAATGCCGTTGCCTACTGGGTCGGCGAGGCGATGGGCTCCACCAATTTCGTCGATCTCGACAGGGTGCCGAAGGTCGTGACGACAGCCGTCGATATGCTGGCGCGCAACACTGCGCATCTGGCCGGCCTATTGAAGGCGAAGCAATATCCGGGCGAAGGCGACTGA
- a CDS encoding LysR family transcriptional regulator, translating into MSINCEILDLRAFLGVVELESFNRAADALHMSQPALSRRIQKLEQVIGAPLLERTTRHVSPTALGTELVPLVRRMLEEFDGSLFAVRDVGPNRGGLVTIACLPTAAFYFLPTVIRQFNEDYPNIRFRILDLPATDGLRAVASGEVEFGINIMGTSDPDLTFERLAEDPFVLAARKDHPLATKQWVEWAELEPYHLITVHRSSGNRTLLDAALAKSNIKLRWFYEVTHLSTSLGLVEAGLGISVLPRMATPREDHPFLITRPIRNPEISRTIGVVRRRGGTLSPAAERFLEMLIGVWGA; encoded by the coding sequence ATGAGCATTAATTGCGAAATTCTTGACCTTCGAGCCTTCCTGGGCGTTGTAGAATTGGAGAGCTTTAATCGCGCTGCGGACGCTCTGCATATGTCACAGCCTGCGTTGAGCCGCCGCATTCAAAAATTGGAGCAGGTTATCGGGGCGCCGCTCTTGGAACGGACGACCAGGCACGTATCCCCGACGGCTCTCGGTACGGAGCTCGTGCCGCTCGTCCGACGCATGCTCGAGGAGTTTGATGGCTCTCTCTTTGCTGTCCGTGACGTTGGACCCAATCGAGGCGGATTGGTGACGATTGCATGCCTTCCAACCGCGGCATTCTATTTCCTGCCTACGGTCATCCGCCAGTTCAATGAAGACTATCCGAACATCCGCTTTCGTATCCTCGATCTGCCTGCCACGGACGGCCTTCGCGCCGTGGCAAGTGGGGAGGTGGAGTTCGGCATAAACATCATGGGCACCTCCGACCCCGACCTCACCTTCGAGCGGCTTGCGGAAGATCCATTCGTGCTTGCAGCGCGAAAGGATCATCCTCTTGCGACAAAACAATGGGTCGAGTGGGCGGAACTAGAGCCCTATCATTTGATTACGGTTCATCGGTCGAGCGGCAACAGAACGCTGCTGGACGCGGCACTGGCAAAATCGAACATCAAACTTCGCTGGTTCTACGAGGTAACGCATCTGTCTACCTCCCTCGGGTTGGTGGAGGCGGGCCTCGGGATCTCGGTGCTGCCACGAATGGCAACCCCGCGAGAAGATCATCCATTCCTGATCACCCGCCCCATCCGCAATCCCGAGATATCCCGCACAATCGGTGTGGTTCGACGTCGCGGCGGCACCTTGTCGCCGGCGGCAGAGCGGTTTCTTGAGATGCTGATAGGGGTATGGGGAGCGTGA
- a CDS encoding ABC transporter permease — MNVMTERLIQIVLLVAIVGGWQLGVAAGVIDVFFFPAPVDIFDQVVSWVADVSFYSHVAITLTETVLGYLVGTALGVAAGVWLGLSRSAARILDPFIKGLNAIPRVVLAPIFVLWLGLGLWSKVALAVTLVFFVTFFNAMQGVREVNPVVLSNARILGGTRSDLLRHVYFPAAASWILSSLRTSVGFAVVGAIIGEYLGSSAGLGYLIAQAEGNFDAVGVFAGILILAIFVLIIDSILDIAEKRLIKWRASASERPA; from the coding sequence ATGAATGTCATGACTGAACGCCTTATCCAAATCGTGCTGCTTGTGGCAATTGTCGGCGGCTGGCAGCTCGGTGTCGCGGCAGGCGTCATTGACGTCTTCTTTTTTCCGGCTCCGGTCGACATCTTCGACCAGGTTGTATCCTGGGTCGCGGACGTCAGCTTTTATAGCCATGTCGCCATCACCCTCACGGAAACCGTGCTCGGCTATCTCGTTGGAACGGCACTTGGCGTCGCGGCGGGCGTGTGGCTCGGCCTCAGCCGTTCGGCCGCACGCATTCTGGACCCCTTCATCAAGGGGCTGAACGCAATTCCCCGTGTCGTGCTCGCGCCGATCTTCGTGTTATGGCTCGGCCTTGGGCTGTGGTCCAAGGTGGCGCTCGCCGTAACGCTGGTGTTCTTCGTGACGTTCTTCAACGCTATGCAAGGCGTGCGCGAAGTCAACCCGGTGGTACTGTCGAACGCCCGCATTCTGGGAGGCACTCGGTCGGACCTGCTTCGCCATGTCTATTTCCCGGCAGCGGCAAGCTGGATTCTGTCGTCCTTGCGCACTTCGGTCGGCTTCGCCGTTGTGGGGGCAATCATCGGCGAGTATCTCGGCTCCTCTGCCGGGCTCGGCTATCTGATCGCTCAGGCCGAAGGCAATTTCGATGCGGTTGGAGTCTTCGCGGGCATCCTGATCCTCGCGATCTTCGTCTTGATTATCGACAGCATTCTGGACATCGCCGAGAAGCGCCTCATCAAGTGGCGAGCAAGCGCTTCCGAACGGCCGGCGTGA